Proteins found in one Kwoniella bestiolae CBS 10118 chromosome 1, complete sequence genomic segment:
- a CDS encoding translation initiation factor eIF-1A codes for MPSRQQGGKNNRRGKKEDGEAKRELIFKEDGQEYAQVVKMLGNGRLEAKCLDGETRLAQIRGQMRKKVWIVVGDIILLSLRDFQDDRADVIHKYTADEARNLKTYGELKDFTLVENAEAGSEEEEEGIEFEEADIDDICEFASPF; via the exons ATGCCGTCTCGTCAACAGGGTGGTAAGAACAACcgaaggggaaagaaggaagatggcgAGGCCAAGCGAGAGTTGATCttcaaggaagatggacAAG AATACGCCCAGGTAGTCAAGATGTTGGGTAACGGTCGACTAGAAGCTAAGTGTTTGGATGGTGAAACCAGGTTGGCGCAGATCAGAGGacagatgaggaagaag GTATGGATCGTAGTAGGCgacatcatcctcctctccctccgaGACTTCCAAGACGACCGAGCAGACGTCATCCACAAATATACCGCCGACGAGGCCCGTAATTTGAAGACCTACGGAGAGTTGAAAGACTTCACGTTGGTCGAGAACGCCGAAGCTGgttcagaggaggaagaggagggtatcgagttcgaggaagctgatattgatgacATCTGTGAGTTTGCTTCTCCCTTTTAA